One genomic segment of Clostridium saccharoperbutylacetonicum N1-4(HMT) includes these proteins:
- a CDS encoding YlmC/YmxH family sporulation protein gives MENELHSLNAMRNMEVIDIMTGAKIGFIKDFKIDCDANKIIALILPGEMKSWFAKDDEKEIYWNEIVKIGTDVILVKINDKVNASNV, from the coding sequence ATGGAAAATGAATTACATTCACTTAATGCTATGAGAAATATGGAAGTAATAGATATAATGACTGGAGCAAAAATTGGTTTTATAAAAGATTTTAAAATAGATTGTGATGCAAACAAGATTATTGCACTAATTTTACCAGGAGAAATGAAATCGTGGTTTGCGAAGGACGATGAAAAAGAAATCTATTGGAATGAAATTGTGAAAATAGGAACTGATGTAATATTGGTAAAAATAAATGATAAAGTAAATGCAAGTAATGTATAG
- the nrdR gene encoding transcriptional regulator NrdR, whose amino-acid sequence MKCPYCGFEESKVVDSRAAEDNTSIRRRRECLQCTKRYTTYEKIEDLPILVIKKDFTRENFNKEKIINGLIIACQKRPVSRKQIEDIAADIEKTVSNSMLTEVPTNDIGEMVMARLKEIDEISYVRFASVYRQFKDINTFLDEIKNLIK is encoded by the coding sequence ATGAAATGTCCATATTGTGGTTTTGAAGAAAGTAAAGTTGTTGATTCAAGAGCAGCAGAAGATAATACATCTATTAGAAGAAGGCGTGAGTGCTTGCAATGTACTAAACGTTATACAACATATGAAAAAATAGAAGATTTACCGATTTTAGTGATAAAAAAAGATTTTACTAGAGAAAATTTTAATAAAGAAAAAATAATTAATGGACTAATCATTGCATGCCAAAAACGACCTGTATCTAGGAAACAAATTGAAGATATAGCAGCTGATATTGAAAAAACTGTTTCTAATAGTATGCTTACAGAAGTTCCAACAAATGATATAGGTGAAATGGTTATGGCTAGATTGAAAGAAATAGATGAAATATCATATGTAAGATTTGCATCAGTTTATAGGCAATTTAAGGATATTAATACTTTCCTAGATGAGATAAAGAATCTTATAAAATAA
- the pgeF gene encoding peptidoglycan editing factor PgeF: protein MNTLELKELYIKEDFAILDNDKSIVAFTNAEKERSFNRNTEDGVSEINSLKKEFAADDVIYLKQIHSDKILKYENNASYIKNEEGDAIITNQKNIIIGVFTADCVPIILVDEVDGVIAAIHSGWRGTFESITLKTIMKMKAEFNIKVDNLRAYIGPHIRKCCYEVSEDLKKDFINKKSTIREEDLFEGRNLNLEACILEDLKEAGVKACNINSLNLCTYCSDEIKLHSYRKSNGTYGRMFSFAMLR, encoded by the coding sequence GTGAATACATTAGAATTAAAAGAATTATATATAAAAGAAGATTTTGCAATATTAGATAATGATAAATCAATAGTAGCATTTACTAATGCAGAGAAAGAGAGAAGTTTTAATAGAAATACGGAAGATGGGGTAAGTGAAATTAATTCTTTAAAAAAAGAATTTGCTGCAGATGATGTTATATATCTAAAACAAATCCATAGTGATAAAATATTAAAATATGAAAATAATGCTTCTTATATTAAGAATGAAGAGGGAGATGCAATAATAACAAATCAAAAAAATATTATTATTGGCGTATTTACGGCTGATTGTGTTCCGATTATATTAGTAGATGAAGTGGATGGAGTAATAGCGGCTATACATAGCGGTTGGAGAGGAACTTTTGAATCAATAACATTAAAAACAATAATGAAAATGAAAGCTGAATTTAATATTAAAGTTGATAATTTAAGGGCATATATAGGACCGCATATTAGAAAGTGTTGCTACGAAGTTTCAGAGGATTTAAAAAAGGACTTTATTAATAAAAAAAGTACAATAAGAGAAGAGGATCTATTTGAAGGAAGAAATTTAAATTTGGAAGCTTGTATATTAGAAGATTTAAAAGAAGCTGGTGTAAAGGCATGCAATATAAACAGTTTGAATTTATGTACTTATTGTAGTGATGAGATTAAATTACATTCATATAGAAAATCAAACGGAACATATGGTAGAATGTTTTCATTTGCTATGTTGCGTTAA
- a CDS encoding winged helix-turn-helix domain-containing protein, with translation MAKEKILIVDDEEHIVELLKFNLLNAGYNVFTANNGIDAVKIAKSEKPNLLLLDLMLPGIDGFDVCKEIKRDNEMKKTSIIMLTAKGEELDKILGLELGADDYITKPFSVRELLARVKAVLRRTNSFEEIEEDSYNSENLKVDFERHEVYVNDEKVDLTLKEFELLQILIKNKGKILKRETLLDKIWGYEYIGETRTVDVHIRYLRKKIEEDDKNPRFIETIRGVGYRFNPAE, from the coding sequence ATGGCAAAAGAAAAAATATTAATAGTTGATGATGAAGAACATATAGTTGAATTATTAAAATTTAATTTATTAAATGCAGGATACAATGTGTTTACTGCTAATAATGGGATAGATGCAGTAAAAATTGCTAAATCAGAAAAACCTAACTTATTATTGCTTGATTTAATGCTTCCGGGTATAGATGGATTTGATGTTTGTAAAGAAATAAAAAGAGATAATGAAATGAAAAAGACATCAATAATTATGCTGACAGCAAAGGGTGAAGAATTGGACAAAATACTTGGATTAGAACTTGGAGCAGATGATTATATTACGAAACCATTCTCAGTTAGGGAGCTGCTTGCAAGAGTAAAGGCAGTTTTGAGGAGAACAAATTCATTTGAAGAAATTGAAGAAGATTCTTATAACTCAGAAAATCTTAAAGTAGACTTTGAACGTCATGAAGTATATGTTAATGATGAAAAGGTAGACTTAACTTTAAAAGAATTCGAACTTTTACAAATATTAATAAAAAATAAAGGGAAAATTTTAAAGAGAGAAACCTTGTTGGATAAGATTTGGGGATATGAATATATAGGAGAAACAAGAACTGTGGATGTTCATATAAGATATCTTAGAAAAAAAATAGAAGAAGATGATAAGAATCCGAGATTCATTGAAACTATAAGAGGAGTAGGGTATAGATTTAACCCAGCAGAATAG